In Desulfomicrobium apsheronum, a single window of DNA contains:
- a CDS encoding P-II family nitrogen regulator, translated as MKLIVAYIRPECLNAVKQELYAKKIYNMSVTNVLGSGRQKGFTETYRGVVMEVNLLKKLRLEIGVNDDFAEQAVEAINAGARTGKEGDGVIFVLECAAAVRIRTQETGPAAMG; from the coding sequence ATGAAACTCATAGTAGCATATATCCGGCCCGAGTGCCTGAACGCAGTCAAGCAAGAGTTGTACGCCAAGAAAATCTACAACATGTCCGTCACCAACGTGCTCGGCAGCGGACGCCAGAAGGGATTCACCGAAACGTACCGAGGCGTGGTCATGGAAGTGAACCTGCTGAAGAAGTTGAGACTGGAGATCGGAGTCAACGACGATTTCGCCGAACAGGCCGTGGAGGCCATTAACGCGGGAGCCCGGACCGGCAAGGAAGGCGACGGAGTGATCTTCGTGCTCGAATGCGCCGCCGCCGTGCGCATCCGCACCCAGGAAACCGGACCTGCCGCAATGGGCTAG